In the genome of Saccharomonospora viridis DSM 43017, one region contains:
- a CDS encoding L-serine ammonia-lyase, producing the protein MTISVFDLFKVGIGPSSSHTVGPMRAAYMFVNRLNGSGRLGRTARLRCELFGSLGATGHGHGSVKAVVLGLCGEQPHLVDPVAADPTVATVRAARRISLGGKHEIDFHVDDDVILHRRKRLDFHSNGMVFTAYDAEGSEVDRREYYSVGGGFVVDEDEAGHPVSVEDPTPVRYPFTTGEELLRLTQDTGLRVSDIMLANETAWRGETEIRAGLLHIWSVMRECVERGTRTEGTLPGGLRVRRRAAALRRRLESDVDDADPLRAMEWVTLYALAVNEENAAGGRVVTAPTNGAAGIVPAVLHYCARFLPRFGDDHVVRFLLTAGAIGLLFKRNASISGAEVGCQGEVGSACSMAAGGLAELLGGTPEQVENAAEIGLEHNLGLTCDPVGGLVQIPCIERNAIAAIKAITAARMAVRGDGVHHVSLDKAIKTMRETGADMKDKYKETARGGLALNIVEC; encoded by the coding sequence ATGACCATCTCCGTGTTCGACCTGTTCAAGGTGGGAATAGGGCCTTCAAGTTCACACACCGTCGGCCCGATGCGGGCCGCGTACATGTTCGTCAATCGACTGAACGGCTCCGGAAGGCTCGGTCGCACGGCACGGCTCCGGTGCGAGCTGTTCGGCTCATTGGGGGCGACCGGACACGGTCACGGCAGTGTCAAAGCCGTGGTGCTCGGGTTGTGCGGGGAACAGCCCCACCTGGTCGATCCGGTGGCGGCCGATCCGACGGTGGCCACGGTGCGGGCAGCGCGACGGATCAGTCTCGGCGGAAAACACGAGATCGATTTCCACGTCGACGACGATGTGATCCTGCATCGGCGAAAACGGCTCGATTTCCACAGCAACGGCATGGTCTTCACCGCCTACGACGCCGAGGGGAGCGAAGTCGACCGTCGCGAGTACTACTCGGTGGGCGGGGGTTTCGTCGTGGACGAGGACGAAGCCGGGCATCCCGTCTCGGTGGAGGACCCCACCCCTGTCCGCTATCCGTTCACCACCGGTGAGGAGCTGTTGAGGCTGACTCAGGACACCGGACTGCGGGTCAGCGACATCATGCTCGCCAACGAGACGGCCTGGCGCGGGGAGACGGAGATCAGGGCCGGGCTGCTGCACATCTGGTCGGTGATGCGCGAATGCGTCGAGCGTGGCACGCGCACCGAGGGGACGCTTCCCGGGGGGCTCAGGGTCCGACGTCGGGCGGCCGCCCTGCGACGCCGGCTTGAGTCTGATGTGGATGATGCAGACCCCTTGCGGGCCATGGAATGGGTCACCTTGTACGCACTCGCGGTGAACGAGGAGAACGCGGCGGGCGGGCGGGTGGTCACCGCGCCGACCAACGGCGCCGCCGGGATCGTGCCCGCCGTGTTGCACTACTGCGCCCGTTTCCTGCCCCGCTTCGGCGACGACCACGTCGTCCGGTTCCTCCTCACCGCAGGCGCGATCGGCCTGCTGTTCAAGCGGAACGCCTCCATCTCCGGTGCCGAGGTCGGTTGTCAGGGTGAGGTGGGCTCGGCCTGCTCCATGGCCGCGGGGGGACTCGCCGAGCTCCTCGGAGGGACTCCCGAACAGGTGGAGAACGCCGCCGAGATCGGCCTCGAACACAACCTGGGACTGACCTGCGACCCGGTCGGCGGACTCGTGCAGATCCCCTGCATCGAGCGCAACGCGATAGCGGCGATCAAAGCCATCACGGCGGCCCGCATGGCGGTCCGTGGTGACGGCGTCCACCACGTGTCGCTGGACAAAGCGATCAAGACCATGCGGGAAACCGGCGCGGACATGAAGGACAAGTACAAGGAGACCGCCCGCGGCGGGTTGGCTCTCAACATCGTCGAATGCTGA
- a CDS encoding GcvT family protein — protein sequence MSTTPRVVIIGAGIVGTNLADELTERGWDRVTVVDQGPLPLTGGSTSHAPGLVFQTNASKAMTEFASYTVDKLLSLDVDGAWCFNQVGGLEIATTPERLADLYRKQGWALSWGVPAEVVDPDRCVELYPLLDKERVLGGLHTPTDGLAKAARAVVALTRRAESRGAVFRGRTRVTEVLQHGGRVTGVRTADGEDIPADIVVSCAGFWGRELGELVGMSVPLLPLAHQYVRTTPLTELTGRNDEFIEARLPILRHQDHDLYYREHNDRLGIGTYAHRPMPARLADLPEVDERTMPSMLPFTEEDFAPSWEHSKRLLPALRDAKVDTGFNGVFSFTPDGGPLIGESPDVAGFWIAEAVWVTHSAGVAKSVAQLLVDGHSEISLHGCDVHRFEEVQTSDAYVEETAQRNFVEIYDVLHPLQPKLSPRQLRVSPFYARQRELGAYFLEAQAWERPHWYEVNAHLVKDLPLEWQPPSRDAWSAMFHSPIAAVEAWKTRTAVALYDMTPLKRIEVSGPGALGLLQRLTTGRMDRSVGSVTYTLMLDEAGGIRSDVTVARLGEELFQVGANGNLDLDYLLRQARDEPGVQVRDITGGTCCIGVWGPLARDLVQPLSGDDFSNEALKYFRLRRAHIGGIPVIAMRLSYVGELGWEIYTSAEYGMRLWDVLWEAGRPLGAIAAGRAAFNSLRLEKGYRSWGNDMTTEHNPYEAGLGFAVNKKKTGYVGYEAIAGLENETPARRLTCLTVDDGRSVVMGSEPVFLDGDAVGYVTSAAFGYTIGKPIAYAWLPSSAVEGTSVEIQYFERRVRATVTAEPLVDPDMTRIRR from the coding sequence ATGAGCACGACTCCCCGCGTTGTCATCATCGGAGCCGGGATCGTCGGCACGAACCTGGCCGACGAACTCACCGAACGTGGTTGGGACCGGGTCACCGTCGTCGACCAGGGACCGTTGCCGCTCACCGGTGGTTCCACCTCGCACGCCCCCGGGCTCGTCTTCCAGACGAACGCCTCGAAAGCGATGACCGAATTCGCCAGCTACACCGTGGACAAACTGCTCAGCCTCGACGTCGACGGTGCCTGGTGCTTCAACCAGGTGGGTGGCCTGGAGATCGCGACGACCCCGGAGCGACTGGCCGACCTGTACCGCAAACAGGGCTGGGCCTTATCCTGGGGCGTGCCGGCCGAAGTGGTCGACCCCGACAGGTGTGTCGAGTTGTATCCCCTGCTCGACAAGGAGAGGGTGCTCGGTGGGCTGCACACACCCACGGACGGCCTGGCCAAGGCGGCCCGCGCGGTGGTGGCGCTGACACGTCGCGCCGAGTCGCGAGGCGCGGTGTTCCGCGGTCGCACCCGTGTCACCGAGGTGCTGCAGCACGGTGGTCGGGTGACCGGGGTGCGTACCGCCGACGGTGAGGACATCCCCGCCGACATCGTGGTGTCCTGCGCCGGATTCTGGGGACGGGAGCTCGGCGAGCTGGTCGGCATGTCCGTGCCACTGTTGCCGTTGGCGCACCAATACGTCCGCACCACACCGTTGACCGAGCTCACCGGTCGCAACGACGAGTTCATCGAGGCACGGCTGCCGATCCTGCGGCATCAGGACCACGACCTGTACTACCGCGAGCACAACGATCGCCTCGGCATCGGTACCTATGCCCACCGGCCGATGCCGGCCCGGCTGGCGGACCTGCCCGAGGTCGACGAACGGACCATGCCCTCGATGCTGCCGTTCACCGAGGAGGACTTCGCGCCCTCGTGGGAACACAGCAAGAGGTTGTTGCCCGCACTGCGGGACGCCAAGGTCGACACCGGCTTCAACGGGGTCTTCTCGTTCACCCCCGACGGCGGCCCACTGATCGGGGAGTCCCCCGACGTGGCCGGATTCTGGATCGCCGAGGCCGTGTGGGTCACCCACTCCGCCGGGGTGGCGAAATCGGTCGCGCAACTGCTCGTCGACGGCCACAGCGAGATCAGCCTGCACGGCTGCGACGTCCACCGCTTCGAGGAGGTCCAGACGAGCGACGCCTACGTGGAGGAGACCGCGCAACGTAACTTCGTGGAGATCTACGACGTGCTGCACCCGTTGCAGCCCAAGTTGTCCCCCCGTCAGTTGCGGGTCAGCCCGTTCTATGCGCGGCAGCGGGAGCTGGGCGCGTACTTCCTGGAGGCGCAGGCGTGGGAGCGGCCGCACTGGTACGAGGTCAACGCCCACCTGGTCAAGGACCTACCGCTGGAATGGCAACCACCGTCCCGGGACGCGTGGTCGGCGATGTTCCACTCACCGATCGCCGCGGTGGAGGCGTGGAAGACCCGCACCGCGGTCGCGCTGTACGACATGACGCCGCTCAAGCGGATCGAGGTCTCCGGGCCCGGGGCGTTGGGACTGCTGCAGCGACTGACCACCGGCAGGATGGACAGGTCCGTCGGTTCGGTGACCTACACCCTGATGCTCGACGAGGCGGGTGGGATCCGTTCGGATGTGACCGTGGCCCGGCTCGGTGAGGAGCTGTTCCAGGTCGGCGCCAACGGGAACCTGGATCTGGACTACCTGTTGCGGCAGGCACGTGACGAGCCCGGTGTGCAGGTCCGCGACATCACCGGCGGCACCTGCTGCATCGGTGTGTGGGGTCCGCTGGCCCGGGATCTGGTGCAGCCGCTGAGCGGTGACGATTTCTCCAACGAGGCGCTGAAGTACTTCCGGTTACGTCGGGCCCACATCGGCGGTATCCCGGTGATCGCGATGCGACTGTCCTATGTGGGTGAACTCGGCTGGGAGATCTACACCAGCGCCGAGTACGGAATGCGACTGTGGGACGTGCTGTGGGAGGCCGGACGGCCACTCGGGGCCATCGCCGCCGGGCGGGCGGCCTTCAACAGCCTGCGACTGGAGAAGGGGTACCGGTCGTGGGGCAACGACATGACCACCGAGCACAACCCCTATGAAGCCGGTCTCGGTTTCGCGGTGAACAAGAAGAAGACGGGATACGTCGGCTACGAGGCGATCGCGGGATTGGAGAACGAGACCCCGGCGCGGCGGTTGACCTGTCTCACCGTGGACGACGGGCGAAGCGTGGTCATGGGCAGTGAACCGGTGTTCTTGGACGGGGACGCGGTCGGCTATGTCACCTCGGCCGCGTTCGGATACACGATCGGCAAACCGATCGCCTACGCCTGGCTGCCGTCGTCGGCGGTGGAGGGCACGTCGGTGGAGATCCAGTACTTCGAGCGCAGGGTACGCGCCACCGTCACCGCCGAGCCGCTGGTCGATCCGGACATGACCCGCATCCGCCGGTGA
- a CDS encoding GntR family transcriptional regulator, with protein MTVASRQLEQASVSLADRAYAALQDKLIMLDIPPMAPIDDVAVAESLGVGRTPVREALKRLEVDRLVISYPRRGTFATAVDITDLAYISEIRVQLEPLAARRAAENSNEKIRAELADLADKLQHNDIRSLGRNELMHWDLRVHRAIYRAAGNPHLEDTLVRYNNLATRIFCLFLDRITHFDRHIGEHIGLLRAIAKGESTEAERIARDHVTGFEAAIRAIV; from the coding sequence GTGACCGTCGCCTCTCGTCAGCTCGAACAAGCGTCCGTCTCGCTGGCCGACCGTGCCTACGCCGCGCTCCAGGACAAACTGATCATGCTCGACATCCCACCCATGGCCCCGATCGACGACGTCGCGGTGGCCGAGTCCCTCGGCGTGGGTCGCACACCGGTCCGGGAAGCGCTCAAACGCCTCGAAGTCGACCGGTTGGTGATCTCCTATCCCCGTCGCGGCACCTTCGCCACCGCCGTGGACATCACCGACCTGGCCTACATCTCCGAGATCCGCGTGCAGTTGGAACCCCTCGCGGCCCGTCGCGCCGCCGAGAACTCGAACGAAAAGATCCGCGCGGAACTGGCCGACCTCGCCGACAAGCTCCAGCACAACGACATCCGCAGTCTGGGGCGCAACGAGCTGATGCACTGGGACCTGCGTGTGCACCGCGCGATCTATCGCGCCGCGGGGAACCCACACCTCGAGGACACTCTGGTGCGCTACAACAACCTCGCCACCAGGATCTTCTGCCTGTTCCTGGACCGGATCACCCACTTCGACCGGCACATCGGTGAGCACATCGGCCTGCTGCGGGCGATCGCGAAAGGCGAAAGCACCGAAGCCGAACGTATCGCCCGTGACCACGTCACCGGTTTCGAGGCGGCGATCCGGGCGATCGTCTGA
- a CDS encoding 2Fe-2S iron-sulfur cluster-binding protein, with amino-acid sequence MTRVHGYGRIDRSRTLTFTFNGRTYTGHPGDTLASALLANGVHRLGTSVKFGRPRGITAAWTEDATALVQIERPFPEPMLQATTVELVDGLVARGVNGQGTLADVPDPARYDHRHVHTDTLVVGAGPAGLLAALAAARAGEDVVLVDDRPAAGGSLTGTERIDGRPALEFVDDVVDELARLGVQHLQRTTAFGHYDDGFVLALERRTDHLGAAAPPNRSRQRVHRIRALKTVLATGAQERPIVFSDNDRPGIMLASSARDYLHRYGVLAGDEIIVFTADDAAYAAAIDLAGAGARVTVLDAREHPPLEWVSRATAVGIPVHPATVVTGTEGEQRVRTVLARTADGSVRFPANLLLVSGGWNPVTHLFSHIRGTLTYDASLGSFRPCGSLPGVTVIGAAGGTLELTEVLREGGGQDAPHADPEPPRTPTRVMWRTEGDPDRQFVDLQRDATVTDISRAVGAGLRSMEHVKRYTTIGTAHDQGKTSGVVASGITAELLGVPIEKLGTTTFRPPYTPVAFAALAGRARGRLFDPVRTTMLHDWHVEAGAVFEDVGQWKRPRYYPRPGEDMDAAVLRECAAVRSGVGILDGSTLGKIDVQGPDSGVLLDRLYTNMMSTLRVGRVRYGVMCGNDGMVLDDGTVLRLDENRYLITTTTGGAATVLDWMEEWLQTEWPELRVHLTSVTEQWSVFPVVGPRSRDVIGAVFPDLDVSNEAFPFMTWRDTTLDDIPVRIARISFSGELAYEVNVNSWYAPALWQRLLAAGEKYGITPYGTETMHVLRAEKGYPIIGQDTDGTVTPQDLGMSWVVSKKKDDFIGKRSFARPENNNPQRKQLVSLLPVDGRTRLPEGSQIVELCEDDRLPEPPVPMLGHVTSSYFSAELGRPFALALVKNGRARIGEVVHVPYNGTLVRAQIGETVLVDPEGARRDG; translated from the coding sequence ATGACGCGGGTCCACGGGTACGGCCGCATCGACCGCAGCCGCACCCTCACCTTCACCTTCAACGGACGCACCTACACCGGACACCCCGGTGACACACTCGCGTCGGCGCTGCTGGCCAACGGTGTCCACCGGCTCGGGACCAGCGTCAAGTTCGGCCGCCCCCGGGGCATCACCGCCGCCTGGACGGAGGACGCGACCGCGCTGGTGCAGATCGAACGACCGTTTCCCGAACCGATGCTGCAGGCCACCACCGTCGAACTCGTCGACGGCCTGGTGGCCCGCGGAGTCAACGGGCAGGGCACGCTCGCCGACGTCCCGGACCCGGCCCGTTACGACCACCGACACGTGCACACCGACACGTTGGTGGTCGGCGCAGGCCCGGCCGGATTGCTCGCCGCCCTCGCCGCGGCCCGCGCGGGCGAGGACGTGGTGCTGGTCGACGATCGCCCCGCCGCGGGTGGGAGCCTGACCGGCACCGAGCGGATCGACGGTCGCCCCGCGCTCGAGTTCGTCGACGACGTCGTCGACGAACTGGCGCGGCTCGGCGTCCAGCACCTCCAGCGCACCACCGCGTTCGGACACTACGACGACGGATTCGTGCTCGCCCTGGAGCGGCGCACCGACCACCTCGGCGCCGCCGCACCACCGAACCGCAGCCGGCAACGGGTGCACCGGATCCGCGCGCTGAAGACCGTGCTCGCCACCGGTGCGCAGGAACGGCCGATCGTGTTCTCCGACAACGACCGGCCCGGGATCATGCTCGCCTCCTCCGCGCGGGACTACCTGCACCGGTACGGCGTCCTCGCCGGGGACGAGATCATCGTGTTCACCGCGGACGACGCCGCCTACGCCGCCGCGATCGACCTGGCCGGTGCCGGAGCGCGCGTCACCGTCCTCGACGCGCGGGAACATCCACCCCTGGAATGGGTGAGTCGGGCGACTGCCGTCGGGATCCCCGTGCATCCGGCGACCGTGGTCACCGGAACCGAAGGCGAACAACGGGTACGGACGGTGCTCGCCCGAACCGCCGACGGCAGCGTGCGGTTCCCCGCGAACCTGCTGCTGGTCTCCGGTGGCTGGAACCCGGTCACGCACCTGTTCAGCCACATCCGGGGAACACTGACCTACGATGCGTCGCTCGGTTCGTTCCGCCCTTGCGGGTCACTGCCCGGTGTCACCGTGATCGGCGCGGCGGGTGGGACGCTGGAGCTGACCGAGGTGCTGCGCGAGGGCGGTGGCCAGGACGCGCCGCACGCCGACCCGGAACCGCCTCGCACGCCGACCCGGGTCATGTGGCGAACCGAAGGCGATCCGGACCGACAGTTCGTCGACCTCCAACGCGATGCCACGGTGACCGACATCAGTCGTGCGGTGGGTGCCGGGCTGCGGTCGATGGAACACGTCAAGCGCTACACCACGATCGGTACCGCGCACGACCAGGGCAAAACCTCCGGGGTGGTCGCCTCGGGCATCACCGCGGAGCTGCTGGGCGTGCCGATCGAGAAGTTGGGCACCACCACGTTCCGCCCGCCGTACACCCCGGTCGCCTTCGCCGCCCTGGCCGGTCGCGCGCGAGGGCGCCTGTTCGACCCCGTGCGAACCACGATGTTGCACGATTGGCACGTCGAGGCGGGCGCGGTGTTCGAGGACGTCGGACAGTGGAAACGCCCTCGCTACTATCCGCGGCCCGGTGAGGACATGGACGCCGCCGTACTCCGCGAATGCGCGGCCGTCCGATCGGGTGTCGGCATCCTCGACGGGTCCACATTGGGCAAGATCGACGTGCAGGGCCCGGACTCCGGAGTACTGCTCGACCGGCTCTACACCAACATGATGAGCACGTTGCGGGTCGGTCGGGTCCGTTACGGGGTCATGTGCGGCAACGACGGCATGGTGCTCGATGACGGAACCGTGCTGCGGCTCGACGAGAACCGCTATCTCATCACCACGACCACCGGCGGTGCCGCCACGGTGTTGGACTGGATGGAGGAGTGGCTCCAGACGGAGTGGCCGGAATTGCGGGTGCACCTGACGTCGGTCACCGAGCAATGGTCGGTGTTCCCGGTGGTCGGCCCGCGTTCGCGCGACGTGATCGGCGCGGTGTTCCCGGACCTCGACGTCAGCAACGAGGCGTTCCCCTTCATGACGTGGCGGGACACGACGCTCGACGACATCCCGGTCCGCATCGCCCGGATCTCGTTCTCCGGTGAACTGGCCTACGAGGTCAACGTCAATTCCTGGTACGCGCCGGCGCTGTGGCAACGCCTGCTCGCCGCGGGCGAGAAGTACGGGATCACACCGTACGGCACCGAGACGATGCACGTGCTGCGCGCGGAGAAGGGCTATCCGATCATCGGGCAGGACACCGACGGCACGGTCACCCCCCAGGACCTGGGCATGAGCTGGGTGGTGTCGAAGAAGAAGGACGACTTCATCGGCAAACGCTCCTTCGCCCGGCCGGAGAACAACAACCCACAGCGCAAACAACTCGTCTCGCTGCTGCCCGTCGACGGTCGGACGAGATTGCCGGAGGGCTCCCAGATCGTCGAACTGTGCGAGGACGACAGGCTTCCCGAACCGCCGGTGCCGATGCTCGGACACGTCACCTCCAGCTACTTCAGCGCCGAACTGGGCCGACCGTTCGCGCTGGCGTTGGTGAAGAACGGTCGTGCCCGGATCGGTGAGGTGGTGCACGTGCCGTACAACGGCACCCTCGTGCGAGCCCAGATCGGCGAAACCGTGCTGGTCGACCCGGAAGGAGCGCGTCGCGATGGCTGA
- the fahA gene encoding fumarylacetoacetase yields the protein MNTPAPGSAAARLGSTGNDIEHLPYGSYTHGDNGPRLGVRLGDHVLEVSAVLALLPSGELSDAARTAVDAPSLDALLAQNRTVWDEVRAGLQKVLGDPTHGEAVAAAAIPLADVTMGMPFTVADYVDFYGNEFHARNVGRIFRPTQEPLTPNWKHLPIGYHGRAGTIVPSGTDFPRPQGIRLDPDGVPTFGPSRRLDIEAEVGFVLGSPVPSGRVPLTEADNHIFGLTLTNDWSARDIQSFEYVPLGPNLGKSFCTTISPWITPLAALSEARVAPPERDTPLSDYLDDTNAAPWSFDLQIEILLNGEVVSVAPFAETYWTAAQMLAHMTINGAGLRAGDFFAGGTISGRERFQRGSFLEICWGGSEPMTLKDGSEFTFLRDGDEVCMRATAPGPNGSTIALGECTGRVLPAV from the coding sequence ATGAACACTCCAGCACCCGGTAGTGCCGCTGCGCGACTCGGCAGCACAGGCAACGACATCGAGCACCTGCCGTACGGGTCGTACACCCACGGCGACAACGGGCCCCGACTCGGGGTCCGGCTCGGCGACCACGTCCTCGAGGTCAGCGCCGTACTGGCGTTGCTGCCCTCGGGTGAGCTCAGCGACGCGGCCCGTACCGCTGTCGACGCACCGTCCCTGGACGCCCTGCTCGCCCAGAACCGCACGGTGTGGGACGAGGTCCGGGCCGGGTTGCAGAAGGTGCTCGGCGACCCCACGCACGGTGAGGCCGTCGCGGCGGCGGCGATCCCCTTGGCCGACGTGACGATGGGCATGCCGTTCACGGTCGCGGACTACGTCGACTTCTACGGCAACGAGTTCCACGCCCGCAACGTGGGCAGGATCTTCCGCCCGACGCAGGAGCCGTTGACCCCGAACTGGAAGCACCTGCCGATCGGCTACCACGGCCGGGCCGGGACCATCGTCCCCAGTGGAACCGACTTCCCGCGGCCGCAGGGCATCCGGCTCGACCCCGACGGTGTACCGACGTTCGGGCCGAGCCGGCGTCTTGACATCGAGGCCGAGGTCGGTTTCGTCCTCGGCTCCCCCGTTCCCAGCGGACGGGTGCCCTTGACCGAGGCCGACAACCACATCTTCGGCCTCACCCTGACCAACGACTGGTCGGCCCGGGACATCCAGAGCTTCGAGTACGTGCCGCTGGGCCCGAACCTGGGCAAGTCGTTCTGCACCACGATCTCGCCCTGGATCACCCCGCTCGCCGCTCTTTCCGAGGCACGGGTGGCGCCACCGGAGCGGGACACCCCGCTGTCGGACTATCTCGACGACACCAACGCCGCGCCCTGGTCCTTCGACCTGCAGATCGAGATCCTGCTCAACGGCGAGGTCGTCTCCGTGGCACCGTTCGCCGAGACGTATTGGACCGCCGCCCAGATGCTCGCCCACATGACCATCAACGGCGCCGGGCTGCGGGCCGGGGACTTCTTCGCCGGCGGCACCATCTCCGGTCGCGAACGCTTCCAGCGCGGGTCCTTCCTCGAGATCTGTTGGGGCGGCTCGGAGCCGATGACGCTCAAGGACGGCAGCGAGTTCACCTTCCTCCGGGACGGTGACGAGGTCTGCATGCGGGCCACCGCCCCCGGGCCCAACGGCAGCACCATCGCCCTCGGCGAGTGCACGGGTCGGGTGCTTCCCGCGGTCTGA
- a CDS encoding sarcosine oxidase subunit gamma: MAEPLYRTHPLASRRQALAELSDQVDGLTVFAEEAVAAVNLRIDPTGPGAEELGRALGTALPTEPNTWTHTTDGQLVWLGPDEWLVTDTRIDTRPSEFEKELGRIVSAFDGAAVDVSAQRTSIRLHGSLARELLSLGCSLDLRPSAFPPGSCAQTRIGQAGVLLIALGADDFRLFVRQSFAEYLADWLLDAAEEFRAPAQISANRQ; encoded by the coding sequence ATGGCTGAGCCGCTGTACCGTACCCATCCGTTGGCAAGCCGACGGCAGGCCCTGGCCGAACTCTCCGACCAAGTCGACGGGTTGACCGTGTTCGCGGAGGAGGCGGTCGCCGCCGTGAACCTGCGGATCGACCCGACCGGCCCGGGAGCTGAAGAGCTCGGTCGTGCACTCGGCACGGCCCTGCCGACGGAACCCAACACCTGGACCCACACCACCGACGGCCAACTCGTCTGGCTCGGCCCCGACGAATGGTTGGTCACCGACACCAGGATCGACACCCGACCGTCCGAATTCGAAAAGGAACTCGGACGGATCGTCTCGGCCTTCGACGGCGCCGCCGTCGACGTCTCCGCGCAACGGACGAGCATCCGCTTGCACGGAAGTCTGGCTCGTGAACTGCTGTCGTTGGGCTGTTCGTTGGACCTCCGCCCCTCCGCGTTCCCACCGGGATCGTGCGCCCAGACACGAATCGGGCAGGCCGGAGTGTTGCTCATCGCGCTCGGTGCGGACGACTTCCGCCTGTTCGTCCGCCAGTCCTTCGCGGAGTACCTCGCCGACTGGTTGCTCGACGCCGCCGAGGAATTCCGTGCCCCCGCCCAGATCTCCGCGAATCGTCAGTGA
- the purU gene encoding formyltetrahydrofolate deformylase: MSDTVILTLSCPNRTGIVRAVSGYLFEQGCDIVEHRQFDDAARDRVFMRTQVSAPGGTDIERLSADFAPVATEFRMTYEFNSDRKARILIMVSKLGHCLNDLIFRWREGSLNADIVAVVSNHEDLRPMAESAGLPFFHIPVTPKKKETAEARLLRLVDDYEVELVVLARYMQILSEKTCKALHGRVINIHHSFLPGFKGAKPYHQAYQRGVKLVGATAHYVTPELDEGPIIEQEVIRIDHTYDPRALQIAGRDAEALALYRAVRWHCERRVLLNGDSTVVFS; encoded by the coding sequence GTGAGCGACACCGTCATCCTCACCCTGAGCTGTCCCAATCGCACCGGCATCGTCCGAGCGGTCAGCGGCTACCTGTTCGAACAGGGCTGTGACATCGTCGAACATCGGCAGTTCGACGACGCCGCGCGGGACCGGGTGTTCATGCGCACCCAGGTCAGCGCGCCCGGCGGGACGGACATCGAACGACTCTCCGCCGACTTCGCCCCGGTCGCCACCGAATTCCGGATGACGTACGAGTTCAACTCCGACCGCAAGGCGCGGATTCTGATCATGGTCTCGAAACTGGGGCACTGCCTCAACGACCTGATCTTCCGGTGGCGGGAGGGGAGCCTGAACGCCGACATCGTGGCCGTGGTGTCCAATCACGAGGACCTACGCCCCATGGCCGAATCGGCCGGTCTACCGTTCTTCCACATCCCGGTCACCCCGAAGAAGAAGGAGACCGCCGAGGCGCGGTTGCTCCGGCTCGTGGACGACTACGAGGTCGAGCTGGTCGTCCTGGCCCGCTACATGCAGATCCTGTCCGAGAAGACCTGCAAGGCACTACACGGACGCGTCATCAACATCCATCATTCGTTCCTGCCCGGGTTCAAAGGCGCCAAGCCCTATCACCAGGCGTACCAGCGGGGAGTCAAACTCGTGGGCGCCACCGCCCACTACGTCACGCCCGAGTTGGACGAAGGACCGATCATCGAGCAGGAGGTCATCCGGATCGACCACACCTATGATCCGCGTGCATTGCAGATCGCCGGCCGGGATGCCGAGGCACTCGCGCTGTACCGGGCGGTGCGTTGGCACTGCGAGCGCAGAGTGCTGCTCAACGGCGACAGCACGGTGGTGTTCTCCTGA